The Anaerolineales bacterium sequence GGAGTGAGGCCTTCAACACAAGCTGGTTGCGGGACATCGGGGATACCCTCGCTGGGCGGTCATTCTAACGCTTGCCTATGGCAACGCAACTCTCCCCGTCGCCTTCGGCTTGCCGTGCGTGAGCGGGCGGAGGCCACGCCTCCGGTGAGCAAGCTAGGGGCGGCGGGTTTGCCCTGGCTGGCGGCTTGTCGGAGAATAGCTGGCACGGCCTCGGGTGGGACGGGGCCTGCAGGCGCAGTTCCTGGGACTGGAGTGATCTGCCAAATGGCATCGGCTTGGATTGGACTCGGTCTGGGACTGGCCTCGGCGATCGTCTGGGGAACTGGCGATTTCGCCGGCGGCATCGCCACTCGTAGGGCCAGACCCCTCCAAATCGTTGCCCTGGTCTCCATGGTGGGCTTCGTCACCTTGCTCGCCCTCGCCTGGCTAAGCGGCGCTTCAATTCCCGCACCGGCCGACTGGGGTTG is a genomic window containing:
- a CDS encoding EamA family transporter; its protein translation is MASAWIGLGLGLASAIVWGTGDFAGGIATRRARPLQIVALVSMVGFVTLLALAWLSGASIPAPADWGWAIAAGISGAIGVTALYRGLAMRAAAIVAPTAAVVGAAVP